Proteins encoded together in one Prunus dulcis chromosome 3, ALMONDv2, whole genome shotgun sequence window:
- the LOC117623157 gene encoding uncharacterized protein LOC117623157 isoform X2 — MELFKTARVVRLRSHHDKYLLADDDHESVCQDRDGTVRNARWTVEFVKNSNTLRFKSCYGKYLTAANMPFRLGLRGKKVLQTLPKRLDSSLEWEPIREGCQVRLKTPYGQFLRANGGVPPWRNSITHDVPHRTASQDWVLWDIDVIEFRPESPKPRPESPERQPESPERRPVALPPPPPPPELLAEPTEPTSPSKIELRSPRTSKEESSESFNHGSPMKDAGRMIHYHVANDKGDVEDSAEEFSFSFKGSEVEGLKKKLKEETGLEEIVVCSRNPLNGKLYPIRLHLPPNNHDMHVVVVPSSSEASDL; from the exons ATGGAGTTGTTCAAAACAGCCAGAGTGGTACGCTTACGAAGCCACCACGACAAATATCTATTAGCAGACGACGATCATGAGTCGGTATGCCAAGATCGGGATGGAACGGTGAGGAATGCGAGATGGACCGTGGAGTTTGtcaaaaattcaaacactTTACGTTTCAAAAGCTGTTATGGCAAGTATTTGACAGCCGCCAACATGCCGTTCAGGCTAGGATTGAGAGGCAAGAAAGTCCTACAAACCCTGCCAAAGAGATTGGATTCTTCTCTAGAATGGGAGCCTATAAGAGAGGGATGTCAGGTCAGGCTCAAGACTCCCTACGGCCAATTCTTGCGGGCAAATGGGGGTGTGCCGCCTTGGAGAAACTCTATCACCCATGATGTCCCTCATAGAACTGCAAGCCAGGACTGGGTTCTGTGGGATATAGATGTTATAGAGTTTCGGCCTGAATCTCCGAAACCTCGGCCTGAATCTCCAGAACGCCAGCCTGAATCTCCAGAACGTAGACCAGTGGCTCTACCCCCGCCCCCTCCACCACCTGAACTGCTTGCAGAACCTACAGAACCAACATCTCCATCCAAGATTGAGCTTAGGTCGCCACGAACTTCCAAAGAAGAG TCAAGTGAGTCATTCAATCATGGTTCTCCGATGAAAGATGCAGGGAGAATGATCCACTATCATGTGGCTAATGATAAAGGAGATGTCGAGGATTCAGCTGAAGAGTTTTCCTTCTCCTTCAAGGGTAGCGAGGTAGAGGGGttgaagaaaaagttgaagGAAGAGACCGGGCTAGAGGAAATTGTTGTGTGTTCTCGTAATCCACTGAATGGGAAACTGTATCCCATTCGTTTACATCTTCCTCCAAACAACCATGATATGCATGTTGTTGTGGTTCCCTCTTCATCTGAAG CAAGTGACTTGTGA
- the LOC117623156 gene encoding putative pentatricopeptide repeat-containing protein At3g28640, with the protein MSRFFCNSSIQAWKRCMSLAQGCSNMRKLKATHAIFITNGLHLNNYAISKLIAFCALSNSGDLSYASLLFNQIQTPNSYLYNTLIRAYSRSSQPHLAVHYFLLMLKQSSLGPDNYTFNFVILACANCSWLVSGRQIHNWVVKNGLFLVDAHVQTALVRLYAECKVLDESKKVFDEIPERDVIQWNVLMNGYVRCGLASEALKVFRDMLVTGFEPDNFCVATGLAACAHLGALRQGKWIDEYVKKRTGLKSDVFIGTALVDMYAKCGCIDLAVEAFEGMTKRNVVSWAAMIGGFAAHGCATNAIHSLERMQVDDGLRPDGVVLLVVLMACTHAGLLEKGKLLLDNMKTQYGIVPKYEHYSCVIDLLCKAGRLNEALKLIRRMPMKPLASVWGALLSGCRIHNNVDLAELAVKELLQLENDVRGEEVGAYVQLSNIYLGALRSEDAIRIRKMIGESGIKKTPGCSMIEVDGKVNEFVSGDVSHSHQAWICAMLDLICADSIQDPF; encoded by the coding sequence ATGAGCCGGTTCTTCTGCAACAGTAGCATACAAGCATGGAAGCGATGCATGTCTTTAGCACAAGGCTGCAGCAACATGCGCAAACTCAAAGCCACCCACGCCATCTTCATCACCAATGGCCTCCACCTCAACAACTACGCCATCAGCAAGCTCATCGCCTTCTGCGCGCTATCGAACTCTGGTGACCTTTCGTATGCGTCTCTTCTGTTCAACCAAATCCAGACCCCAAATTCTTACCTGTACAATACCCTCATCAGGGCCTACTCTCGCAGTTCTCAGCCTCATTTGGCTGTGCATTATTTCCTTCTCATGTTGAAACAGAGCAGCTTGGGACCCGATAATTATACTTTCAACTTTGTCATCTTGGCTTGCGCAAATTGCTCTTGGCTAGTTTCGGGCAGGCAAATTCACAATTGGGTTGTTAAAAATGGGTTGTTTTTAGTGGATGCTCATGTTCAGACAGCCCTCGTTAGACTTTATGCCGAGTGCAAGGTTTTGGATGAATCCAAGaaggtgtttgatgaaattcCTGAGAGAGATGTTATACAGTGGAATGTTCTTATGAATGGGTATGTTAGGTGTGGTTTGGCTTCTGAGGCTTTGAAGGTTTTCCGGGATATGTTGGTAACTGGGTTTGAGCCTGACAACTTCTGTGTAGCTACTGGGCTAGCGGCTTGTGCTCATTTGGGGGCTCTTCGGCAGGGGAAGTGGATTGATGAGTATGTTAAAAAGAGGACAGGGTTGAAGTCAGATGTGTTTATCGGGACTGCGCTTGTTGATATGTATGCCAAGTGTGGTTGTATAGATTTGGCTGTGGAAGCCTTTGAGGGAATGACAAAGAGGAATGTGGTCTCATGGGCGGCTATGATTGGGGGTTTTGCAGCACATGGATGTGCAACTAATGCAATTCATAGCTTGGAGAGAATGCAAGTGGATGATGGTCTAAGGCCCGATGGGGTCGTCCTTCTTGTAGTGCTAATGGCTTGTACTCATGCAGGTCTCCTGGAGAAGGGTAAGCTTCTATTAGACAACATGAAAACTCAATACGGGATTGTGCCCAAATATGAGCATTATAGCTGTGTTATAGACTTGCTCTGTAAGGCAGGTCGGTTAAATGAAGCACTTAAGCTTATCAGAAGAATGCCCATGAAGCCACTTGCTTCTGTCTGGGGTGCTTTACTGAGTGGGTGCCGAATCCATAATAATGTAGATCTTGCAGAGCTTGCTGTTAAAGAACTTCTACAGCTAGAAAATGATGTCAGGGGAGAGGAAGTCGGTGCTTATGTTCAGTTATCAAACATCTATTTGGGTGCACTGAGAAGTGAAGATGCAATTAGGATACGGAAGATGATCGGTGAAAGTGGAATCAAGAAGACACCAGGATGCAGTATGATAGAGGTGGATGGGAAGGTTAATGagtttgtttcaggagacgtATCACATTCACATCAAGCATGGATATGCGCAATGCTGGACCTAATATGTGCTGACTCAATTCAGGACCCTTTCTAG
- the LOC117623159 gene encoding uncharacterized protein LOC117623159 gives MEFLKQAKVVRFLSHHNKYLLAADDEVSVWQNRDGTVKNAKWTVELISQNSNTLRLKSCFGKYLTALSTPYLLGIKSKKVLQTLPRTLDSIVEWEPVSVAEGYKVKLKTANGQYLRANGCSLPPWKDSISHDNPNWRSTTKDWILWNVDVVEIRLDDQQQQEQQERQRQREQTNINSDHNAGSTGGDDDHDQTEPGSPLEIDLTSPKQNSPSYTKKN, from the coding sequence ATGGAGTTTCTGAAGCAAGCCAAGGTGGTACGCTTCCTAAGCCACCATAACAAATACCTGTTAGCCGCTGACGATGAAGTCTCGGTTTGGCAGAACCGCGACGGCACGGTGAAGAACGCAAAGTGGACGGTGGAGTTGATCAGCCAAAATTCGAACACGTTACGATTGAAGAGCTGTTTTGGGAAATACTTAACAGCCTTAAGCACGCCATACCTTCTGGGAATCAAAAGCAAGAAGGTATTGCAAACCCTACCGAGGACATTGGATTCAATAGTGGAATGGGAGCCTGTGAGCGTGGCAGAAGGATACAAGGTGAAGCTGAAGACGGCCAACGGGCAATACTTGCGTGCAAATGGGTGTAGCTTACCGCCGTGGAAAGACTCCATCTCGCACGACAATCCTAACTGGAGAAGTACAACGAAAGATTGGATTTTGTGGAATGTGGATGTTGTGGAGATTCGTCTGGAtgatcaacaacaacaagaacaacaagaACGACAACGACAACGAgaacaaacaaatattaataGTGATCATAACGCTGGTAGTactggtggtgatgatgatcatgatcaAACAGAGCCCGGATCTCCACTGGAGATTGATCTTACATCGCCCAAACAGAATTCACCTTCATAtacgaaaaaaaattag
- the LOC117623157 gene encoding uncharacterized protein LOC117623157 isoform X1, whose protein sequence is MELFKTARVVRLRSHHDKYLLADDDHESVCQDRDGTVRNARWTVEFVKNSNTLRFKSCYGKYLTAANMPFRLGLRGKKVLQTLPKRLDSSLEWEPIREGCQVRLKTPYGQFLRANGGVPPWRNSITHDVPHRTASQDWVLWDIDVIEFRPESPKPRPESPERQPESPERRPVALPPPPPPPELLAEPTEPTSPSKIELRSPRTSKEESSESFNHGSPMKDAGRMIHYHVANDKGDVEDSAEEFSFSFKGSEVEGLKKKLKEETGLEEIVVCSRNPLNGKLYPIRLHLPPNNHDMHVVVVPSSSEAASDL, encoded by the exons ATGGAGTTGTTCAAAACAGCCAGAGTGGTACGCTTACGAAGCCACCACGACAAATATCTATTAGCAGACGACGATCATGAGTCGGTATGCCAAGATCGGGATGGAACGGTGAGGAATGCGAGATGGACCGTGGAGTTTGtcaaaaattcaaacactTTACGTTTCAAAAGCTGTTATGGCAAGTATTTGACAGCCGCCAACATGCCGTTCAGGCTAGGATTGAGAGGCAAGAAAGTCCTACAAACCCTGCCAAAGAGATTGGATTCTTCTCTAGAATGGGAGCCTATAAGAGAGGGATGTCAGGTCAGGCTCAAGACTCCCTACGGCCAATTCTTGCGGGCAAATGGGGGTGTGCCGCCTTGGAGAAACTCTATCACCCATGATGTCCCTCATAGAACTGCAAGCCAGGACTGGGTTCTGTGGGATATAGATGTTATAGAGTTTCGGCCTGAATCTCCGAAACCTCGGCCTGAATCTCCAGAACGCCAGCCTGAATCTCCAGAACGTAGACCAGTGGCTCTACCCCCGCCCCCTCCACCACCTGAACTGCTTGCAGAACCTACAGAACCAACATCTCCATCCAAGATTGAGCTTAGGTCGCCACGAACTTCCAAAGAAGAG TCAAGTGAGTCATTCAATCATGGTTCTCCGATGAAAGATGCAGGGAGAATGATCCACTATCATGTGGCTAATGATAAAGGAGATGTCGAGGATTCAGCTGAAGAGTTTTCCTTCTCCTTCAAGGGTAGCGAGGTAGAGGGGttgaagaaaaagttgaagGAAGAGACCGGGCTAGAGGAAATTGTTGTGTGTTCTCGTAATCCACTGAATGGGAAACTGTATCCCATTCGTTTACATCTTCCTCCAAACAACCATGATATGCATGTTGTTGTGGTTCCCTCTTCATCTGAAG CAGCAAGTGACTTGTGA